The proteins below are encoded in one region of Effusibacillus dendaii:
- a CDS encoding RsfA family transcriptional regulator yields the protein METVERWTTRSDAWTSDDDQKLADIVLRHIREGSTQLNAFVEAANLLGRTPAACGYRWNGVVRRNFGEEIKLAKQEKKNHISLRGHFSRRRAWVPDLEDSSIEGIIRALKHHERMYMELQERNRDLQDRITLLQQDIEQLQYENRMLRERESSLHNGEPLSEDSKTLLAIMERARKLLESEGK from the coding sequence TTGGAGACAGTAGAGCGTTGGACAACGCGATCCGATGCATGGACATCTGACGACGACCAGAAATTGGCAGACATTGTGTTGCGACATATTCGGGAAGGAAGCACACAGCTTAACGCCTTCGTCGAAGCCGCCAACCTGTTAGGCCGAACGCCTGCAGCTTGCGGATACAGATGGAACGGTGTAGTTCGCCGGAATTTTGGGGAGGAAATTAAACTAGCCAAGCAGGAGAAAAAAAATCACATCTCCCTGCGAGGACATTTCTCCCGCCGCCGTGCATGGGTTCCCGATCTGGAGGATTCCTCCATTGAAGGAATTATTCGCGCCTTGAAACATCATGAACGGATGTATATGGAATTGCAGGAACGAAATCGTGATTTGCAGGATCGTATCACCTTATTGCAGCAAGATATCGAACAGTTGCAATATGAAAACCGGATGCTGCGGGAACGTGAATCTTCACTTCACAACGGGGAACCATTGTCGGAAGACTCCAAAACTCTGTTGGCCATTATGGAGCGTGCACGCAAACTGCTGGAATCGGAAGGAAAATGA
- the fabL gene encoding enoyl-[acyl-carrier-protein] reductase FabL → MSSLKGKIALVTGGSRGIGKTIALSLAEQGCDVIINFFRNRKPAEETAEQIRAKGVRCHVIKANVGEPDKIGSMFEEVDREFGGLDILVSNAASGVLVPALEIKESHWDWTMDINAKALLFCAQHAVPLMEKRGGGKIVSISSLGSIRVLDNYTTVGVSKAALEALTRYLAVELAAKNIAVNAVSGGAVDTDALTHFPNRDQILEAARKRTPAGRIVEPQDLANAVLFLCSDQSQMIRGQTIIVDGGMTLLGK, encoded by the coding sequence ATGTCATCGCTTAAAGGAAAAATCGCACTGGTAACAGGCGGCAGCCGGGGAATCGGCAAAACGATCGCGCTTTCTTTGGCGGAACAGGGGTGTGACGTAATCATCAATTTTTTCCGGAATCGTAAACCGGCGGAAGAAACGGCGGAACAAATCCGGGCAAAAGGCGTCCGTTGTCATGTGATTAAGGCGAATGTCGGGGAACCGGACAAAATCGGATCGATGTTTGAAGAAGTGGACAGGGAATTCGGCGGTTTAGACATTCTGGTATCGAACGCAGCGTCAGGGGTGCTGGTTCCTGCGCTTGAAATCAAGGAAAGCCATTGGGATTGGACGATGGATATTAATGCCAAAGCGCTTTTGTTCTGTGCCCAGCATGCAGTTCCTTTGATGGAAAAAAGGGGCGGCGGCAAAATCGTCTCTATCTCCAGCCTCGGTTCGATTCGGGTACTGGATAACTATACCACAGTGGGAGTTTCGAAAGCGGCGCTGGAAGCGTTAACCCGTTATTTGGCAGTCGAATTGGCCGCAAAAAATATTGCAGTCAATGCGGTATCTGGTGGAGCGGTCGATACGGATGCGCTGACCCATTTTCCAAACCGGGATCAAATCCTGGAAGCAGCTCGCAAGCGGACGCCCGCCGGGCGGATTGTGGAACCGCAGGATCTGGCCAACGCGGTACTCTTCTTATGTTCGGATCAATCGCAAATGATTCGCGGACAAACGATTATTGTGGACGGCGGCATGACTTTGCTGGGGAAGTAA
- a CDS encoding DUF402 domain-containing protein, with protein MKRLQVVTLQACKHNGQKHRSWQQAVIQSTNPLWLRIPPATPVQNLDGSVWSSDYEVDAYFHPTDWYNVFVLKKSDGVEWYCNVAAPPTVDMEKRQVTFIDYELDVYVYADRSYKVLDRDEFEENALKMRYSEEVRAKAEAGLSALLRAIEEQNHPFA; from the coding sequence GTGAAGCGCTTGCAAGTTGTTACGCTTCAAGCATGTAAACATAATGGACAGAAACATCGCAGTTGGCAGCAGGCAGTCATCCAGTCGACGAATCCGTTATGGCTGCGAATTCCACCCGCAACACCGGTGCAAAATCTGGACGGTTCGGTATGGTCAAGCGATTATGAAGTGGACGCTTATTTTCATCCGACCGATTGGTATAATGTATTTGTCCTGAAAAAATCGGATGGCGTGGAGTGGTACTGCAACGTGGCGGCACCGCCAACGGTTGACATGGAAAAGAGACAGGTTACATTTATCGATTACGAGCTCGATGTCTATGTGTATGCAGACCGGTCTTATAAGGTATTGGATCGCGATGAATTTGAGGAAAACGCCTTGAAAATGAGATATTCTGAGGAAGTCAGAGCAAAGGCGGAAGCTGGCTTGTCCGCCCTGCTCCGTGCTATTGAGGAACAAAACCATCCGTTTGCCTGA
- a CDS encoding metallophosphoesterase: MVWLIVGGLILLMLVYSYFNTFRMVLREVEHTIPHKSGFGPLRILQLSDLHMERQSISPQRLRNLALATKPDLIVLTGDYLDRYHNIEKCVEYLKRVVTVNPKYGTYVVFGNHDHYLGERICELQAALEKIGCRVLCNESETIETEGAPLTVIGIDDHCLGKSDIPKSYQNVPSEGIHLVLAHDPNTILAMNESHPADYILSGHFHGGQFNLIPYLHRVMGFGELPKHDILKGMHRVNGKTIYISEGLGQSGLNVRLRSRPEITLHTLRTGRPDVAPAAAKTSETFAPALDGGY; encoded by the coding sequence TTGGTTTGGTTGATTGTTGGCGGACTTATACTTTTGATGCTTGTCTACTCTTATTTCAACACATTTCGAATGGTTTTGCGAGAAGTCGAACACACCATTCCACACAAAAGCGGTTTTGGCCCGCTGCGAATTCTGCAATTATCCGATCTGCATATGGAACGACAGTCAATCTCACCGCAGCGTCTGCGTAATCTGGCGCTTGCCACAAAGCCTGACCTGATCGTGTTGACAGGCGATTACTTGGATCGCTATCACAACATCGAAAAATGCGTGGAGTATCTAAAAAGAGTGGTAACAGTAAACCCTAAATATGGCACCTATGTGGTTTTTGGCAACCACGACCATTATCTGGGCGAACGGATTTGCGAATTGCAAGCGGCGCTTGAAAAAATCGGCTGCCGCGTGCTTTGCAACGAGTCGGAAACGATTGAAACGGAAGGCGCCCCGCTCACCGTCATCGGGATCGATGATCATTGCCTGGGAAAAAGCGATATTCCAAAATCTTACCAAAATGTTCCATCAGAAGGAATCCATCTAGTATTGGCGCATGATCCGAATACGATTCTGGCGATGAATGAATCGCATCCGGCTGACTATATTCTGTCAGGACATTTCCACGGCGGACAGTTTAATTTAATCCCCTATCTGCACCGCGTAATGGGTTTTGGTGAACTGCCGAAGCATGACATCCTCAAGGGGATGCACCGTGTCAACGGAAAAACGATTTACATTTCGGAAGGACTCGGCCAAAGCGGACTAAACGTCCGGCTTCGTTCGCGACCGGAAATCACACTTCACACATTGCGAACCGGTCGGCCAGACGTCGCTCCCGCTGCTGCAAAAACAAGTGAGACGTTTGCGCCTGCTTTAGATGGCGGGTACTAA
- a CDS encoding GNAT family N-acetyltransferase: protein MKKSVLLGWATWEVYASTIIGSVRTYVKDGTCFIGKLMVHPEYQGRGIGASLMAEIEKISATARYELFTGSKSEKNIRFYKRLGYQVFKNQIIGNDLSLVFLEKTF from the coding sequence ATGAAAAAATCGGTTTTATTGGGCTGGGCAACATGGGAAGTGTATGCGTCCACCATTATAGGTTCGGTTAGGACCTATGTAAAAGATGGAACCTGCTTTATCGGGAAGTTGATGGTGCACCCGGAATATCAGGGCAGAGGTATTGGTGCATCGTTGATGGCAGAAATTGAAAAAATTAGCGCGACTGCCAGGTACGAACTGTTCACCGGCAGTAAAAGCGAAAAAAATATTCGCTTTTACAAAAGATTAGGCTATCAGGTTTTTAAAAACCAGATAATCGGAAATGATCTGAGCCTGGTTTTTTTGGAAAAGACGTTTTAG
- the fabI gene encoding enoyl-ACP reductase FabI, with translation MQNLLNGKTILIMGVANERSIAWGITQSLHNAGARLAFTYQGERVERRIKELVKDIPNAIVLPCDVTKDEEIDQVFDTLEKEVGTLHGLVHSLAFAQKEDLEGKFVDTSRNGYALAQDISAYSLVAVTQRARRLMKEGGSIVTMTYLGGERVIQGYNMMGVAKAALDSCMKYLAADLGPDNIRVNAISAGPIMTLAARGVRDFTSMLKVVTERAPLRRGVTQEEVGNTALFLLSNLASGITGEILHVDAGYNILGM, from the coding sequence ATGCAAAATCTGTTAAACGGCAAAACGATCCTGATTATGGGGGTCGCAAACGAACGAAGCATAGCGTGGGGAATCACACAATCCTTACATAACGCGGGAGCGAGACTCGCTTTTACCTACCAGGGGGAACGGGTAGAACGGCGCATCAAGGAATTGGTCAAAGATATTCCGAACGCGATCGTACTGCCTTGCGACGTAACAAAAGACGAAGAGATCGATCAAGTGTTTGACACCCTCGAGAAGGAGGTCGGTACACTGCACGGTCTGGTTCACTCCCTTGCATTTGCGCAAAAAGAAGATTTGGAAGGAAAATTCGTCGATACATCGCGCAACGGTTATGCGCTGGCACAAGACATTTCCGCCTATTCCCTGGTCGCTGTCACGCAGCGGGCACGCAGACTGATGAAAGAAGGCGGTTCCATCGTTACCATGACCTATTTGGGCGGTGAAAGGGTCATCCAGGGGTACAACATGATGGGTGTGGCAAAAGCGGCGCTCGACAGCTGCATGAAATATTTGGCCGCCGATTTGGGCCCTGACAACATCCGGGTTAATGCGATCTCCGCTGGCCCGATCATGACACTGGCAGCCAGAGGCGTACGCGATTTTACCTCCATGTTAAAAGTCGTAACGGAAAGAGCGCCGCTCCGCCGAGGCGTTACACAAGAAGAGGTAGGCAACACAGCGCTCTTCCTGCTTTCCAATCTGGCTTCCGGCATTACCGGAGAAATTCTGCACGTAGACGCAGGCTACAATATTCTCGGGATGTAA
- a CDS encoding cytosolic protein, which translates to MYVGRSLEELQNLPLSSWTMEELAYFKNSFHALEDYVDTGGTELLRRIDSELNNRRIPSYL; encoded by the coding sequence TTGTACGTAGGACGAAGTCTGGAAGAATTACAGAACCTTCCCTTATCTAGTTGGACGATGGAGGAATTGGCTTATTTCAAAAACTCGTTCCATGCACTGGAAGATTATGTCGATACTGGCGGGACCGAACTGCTCCGAAGAATCGACAGTGAGTTGAACAACCGCAGAATTCCTTCGTACCTATAG
- a CDS encoding DUF5325 family protein, protein MPRNVKIAYFILTLLVMGSFAMVGIFISERLYGYAGLFLVLAILLAGGGFSMKKRFMKQ, encoded by the coding sequence ATGCCGCGAAATGTTAAAATTGCTTATTTTATCCTGACATTGTTGGTAATGGGAAGTTTCGCTATGGTTGGTATTTTTATTTCGGAACGACTGTATGGGTACGCAGGCCTGTTCCTGGTTTTGGCTATTTTGTTGGCAGGCGGCGGTTTTTCCATGAAAAAGCGTTTTATGAAGCAGTGA
- a CDS encoding glycosyltransferase, translated as MKILIVLPPDQPKSGGNITYSNRIKRGLARHGIQILIKPLDKVEPQDYRDADIVHAFNAFRTGRFVLPVLKETGKPMVLTITGTDINEYMTKEETRKETYGVVQYASRIISLTESSRQELLNLVPDAKCKSLVINLGVDLPKPRGKSRADFGLDDNSFIFMLPAGIRPVKNPLSAYQPISRLHKRFPNVRFVVAGPEMDPALTAEFKNKMDAVDWAHYLGEVEHTDMPDLILASDVVLNTSRSEGLSHALLEAMSLGKPVLASKVPGNIDLIKDGQNGFLFANEDEFVDKGSLYIENADLRETIAAAGRQWVQEQYSVEREMETFRHVYEQVLCKECCL; from the coding sequence ATGAAAATATTGATCGTATTGCCCCCGGACCAACCCAAATCCGGCGGAAATATCACGTATTCGAATCGAATCAAGCGAGGGCTGGCCCGTCACGGCATTCAGATTTTGATCAAACCGCTTGACAAGGTGGAGCCGCAGGATTACCGGGATGCGGACATTGTTCATGCGTTTAACGCGTTCCGTACCGGCCGTTTTGTACTGCCCGTTTTGAAGGAAACCGGAAAACCTATGGTTTTAACGATTACAGGAACAGACATAAACGAGTACATGACCAAAGAAGAGACTCGAAAAGAAACTTACGGAGTAGTCCAATACGCCAGCCGCATTATTTCACTAACGGAGTCTTCCCGGCAAGAACTTTTGAACTTGGTACCTGATGCCAAATGCAAATCATTGGTGATCAACCTCGGCGTTGACCTGCCCAAGCCGCGTGGAAAATCAAGAGCAGACTTCGGTTTAGACGACAACAGTTTTATATTCATGCTGCCTGCAGGCATCCGCCCTGTCAAAAATCCATTGTCCGCTTACCAGCCAATCAGCCGTTTGCATAAGCGATTCCCGAATGTCCGCTTTGTAGTGGCCGGGCCGGAGATGGACCCGGCATTGACCGCCGAATTCAAAAACAAAATGGACGCGGTCGATTGGGCCCACTATTTGGGGGAAGTAGAACATACCGACATGCCGGATCTGATTTTGGCTTCAGACGTAGTATTAAATACGTCCCGATCAGAAGGACTGTCGCATGCGTTGTTGGAAGCGATGTCGCTCGGCAAACCGGTGCTCGCTTCGAAAGTGCCGGGAAACATTGATCTGATCAAGGACGGACAAAACGGTTTTCTGTTTGCCAATGAGGATGAATTTGTTGACAAAGGGTCTCTTTACATTGAAAATGCCGACCTGCGGGAAACAATCGCTGCCGCCGGCCGACAATGGGTTCAGGAACAATATTCGGTTGAACGTGAAATGGAAACGTTTCGGCATGTATATGAGCAGGTCCTCTGCAAGGAATGTTGCTTATAA
- a CDS encoding FadR/GntR family transcriptional regulator — protein sequence MSGSNGKSYQKIAAEIERLILEGYLNPGDKLPSMKELAKQFGVSRPTVREALSSLQAKQLLELRQGDGTFVCEAKLDRHLYAPLQAALLIGRGDLKSLHEVRTILEVGASRWAALNRTGEAYEEIAAALMEMEWAVTDMDIVNADIRFHQAIANATGNTVIQNLMNTLTAALLDVIRVTLPQLSYREVAEYYREWATAIREGHPEQASRMAEKYLQKFAEVIEKPIFSGL from the coding sequence ATGAGCGGATCAAACGGTAAATCGTATCAGAAAATTGCGGCGGAAATTGAACGCCTCATTTTGGAAGGATATTTGAATCCCGGGGACAAACTGCCATCCATGAAGGAACTGGCGAAACAGTTTGGTGTGAGTCGACCGACCGTCAGGGAGGCGCTGTCATCCCTGCAGGCCAAACAGCTGCTGGAACTGCGTCAGGGGGATGGCACGTTTGTCTGCGAAGCCAAATTGGACCGACATCTGTACGCTCCCCTTCAGGCTGCATTGCTGATCGGACGCGGTGATCTAAAGAGTTTGCATGAAGTTCGCACGATTCTGGAGGTCGGCGCGAGCCGTTGGGCAGCATTGAACCGGACGGGAGAAGCATATGAGGAAATTGCGGCTGCTTTGATGGAGATGGAATGGGCCGTGACAGACATGGATATTGTCAACGCCGATATTCGGTTCCACCAAGCAATTGCAAATGCAACAGGAAACACCGTCATTCAAAATCTGATGAATACTCTGACCGCAGCGCTGCTTGATGTGATTCGCGTAACACTGCCGCAACTGTCCTATCGGGAAGTGGCAGAGTATTACCGGGAATGGGCGACGGCCATTCGAGAGGGACACCCTGAACAGGCGTCCCGCATGGCTGAAAAATATTTGCAAAAATTCGCGGAGGTCATTGAAAAACCGATCTTTTCCGGTTTATAA
- a CDS encoding Bax inhibitor-1/YccA family protein: protein MNPSYAGSRVTMGDIFPALFFSLLFATVGLFAGSYVPRPLFLPLMIVELIMIVAASFIRRRRVGYGFLYAFTFISGMTLYPAIAYYVSSLGANVVLQAFGVTVVAYGAAALYATITKADFGFLGGFLFIGLIALLAMGVLGLFFPMSHTVNWVYTLLGVLIFIGYTLFDVSRIVHYGIDRDEVPRAVLSLYLNFVNLFLFILRLFGLNLKRD from the coding sequence ATGAATCCAAGTTATGCTGGTTCACGTGTCACGATGGGAGATATTTTTCCGGCGCTGTTTTTTAGTCTGCTGTTTGCCACGGTAGGTTTATTTGCCGGCAGTTATGTGCCAAGGCCGCTTTTTCTGCCGTTAATGATCGTTGAATTGATCATGATCGTCGCCGCCTCGTTTATTCGCCGTCGGCGGGTAGGTTATGGATTCCTGTACGCGTTTACGTTTATTTCCGGTATGACGCTGTATCCGGCTATTGCCTATTATGTCAGTTCGCTCGGTGCGAATGTGGTGCTGCAGGCGTTTGGTGTAACAGTTGTGGCGTATGGGGCAGCCGCTCTGTATGCGACTATTACCAAAGCCGATTTTGGATTCCTGGGCGGTTTCCTGTTTATCGGTTTGATCGCGCTGTTGGCGATGGGAGTGCTCGGTTTGTTCTTCCCCATGTCGCATACCGTAAATTGGGTGTACACGCTGCTTGGAGTCTTGATCTTCATCGGATACACGTTGTTTGACGTCTCGCGAATTGTCCATTACGGAATCGATCGGGATGAAGTGCCGAGGGCGGTGCTGAGTCTGTATTTGAACTTCGTCAACCTGTTCTTGTTTATCTTGCGTCTGTTTGGTTTGAATCTGAAACGCGACTGA
- the mutY gene encoding A/G-specific adenine glycosylase has translation MAGINHLEANEVAKRLLTWYVQNKRDLPWRRTKDPYQIWVSEVMLQQTRVESVIPYWNRFMERFPTVESLAVAPEEEVLKMWEGLGYYSRARNLQAAVREVNEKYGGRVPDSLPDMCSLPGVGPYTSGAVLSIAYNVSVPAVDGNVFRVLSRIFLIEDDVSKPAARKKFEGIAEFLIPPGEASDFNQALMEFGARICIPKHPRCETCPVQSLCRGYREGVQDRLPVKGKKKPPRPLDIATAIVWQRDRVLITRRPPEGLLAGMWEFPSCDVSDGNRHEAELTRFFQGKWDVGLQVKSHFANLQHTFSHLHWNVQAYTCEAEAEKIPETDSVKWVTTRELTQFAMPVVHQKLAKSLDGLL, from the coding sequence ATGGCCGGAATCAACCATTTGGAAGCAAACGAAGTCGCAAAACGTCTATTAACCTGGTATGTTCAAAATAAAAGAGATTTGCCATGGAGAAGAACCAAAGACCCTTACCAGATTTGGGTATCGGAAGTGATGCTGCAGCAAACGCGGGTGGAAAGCGTTATTCCTTATTGGAACCGCTTTATGGAACGGTTTCCCACGGTGGAATCACTGGCTGTTGCACCGGAGGAAGAGGTTCTCAAAATGTGGGAAGGGCTCGGCTATTATTCACGGGCACGCAATCTGCAGGCGGCAGTTCGCGAGGTGAACGAAAAATACGGCGGACGGGTGCCCGACTCTCTGCCGGATATGTGTTCCCTGCCGGGGGTCGGTCCTTATACATCAGGCGCCGTTCTATCGATCGCCTATAATGTATCGGTACCGGCTGTGGACGGCAATGTGTTTCGCGTGCTGTCGCGTATTTTTCTGATTGAGGATGATGTTTCAAAACCGGCTGCCCGCAAAAAATTCGAGGGTATTGCCGAATTTCTGATTCCCCCGGGGGAAGCGAGCGATTTTAATCAGGCGTTAATGGAATTTGGCGCGCGTATCTGTATACCCAAACACCCCCGTTGTGAAACCTGTCCGGTACAATCTCTATGCCGTGGGTACCGGGAGGGTGTGCAGGATCGTTTGCCTGTCAAAGGGAAAAAAAAGCCTCCCCGTCCTTTGGACATTGCGACGGCCATTGTGTGGCAGCGAGATCGGGTGCTTATCACCCGGCGCCCACCAGAGGGACTGCTAGCAGGTATGTGGGAGTTTCCGAGTTGCGATGTATCAGACGGAAATCGCCATGAGGCAGAATTGACCCGATTTTTTCAGGGGAAATGGGATGTAGGGTTACAGGTGAAATCCCATTTTGCCAATTTGCAGCATACGTTCAGCCATCTTCATTGGAACGTGCAGGCATACACTTGCGAGGCGGAAGCGGAAAAGATTCCGGAAACGGACTCTGTTAAATGGGTCACCACCCGCGAACTTACTCAGTTTGCGATGCCGGTCGTTCACCAGAAGCTGGCAAAATCGTTGGACGGATTGTTATAA
- a CDS encoding aminopeptidase codes for MLDPRMTRLADVLVNYSTHVQKGENVLVEAFGIEPPLINEIVKAIHKAGGHPFVNLRDNAVIRRMLMEASEEQIQTWADFDKYQMSKMQAYIGVRGGQNISEMSDVPDDKMRLYSSLYQHPVHSQLRVKKTKWVVLRYPSPSMAQLAGMSTEEFENFYFDVCTADYAKMSKAMDPLKELMDRTDRVKLVAPGTELTFSIKGIGSVKCDGEFNIPDGEVFTAPVRDSVNGIIAYNTPTPYQGFTFENVRLEFKNGKIVNATANDTERINKILDTDEGARYIGEFAIGFNPYILHPMKDILFDEKIAGSFHFTPGQCYDEAPNGNESAIHWDMVLIQRPEYGGGEIWFDDKLIRKDGLFVLPELEGLNPNHLK; via the coding sequence ATGCTGGATCCGAGAATGACTCGACTGGCTGATGTGCTGGTAAACTATTCAACTCACGTGCAAAAAGGGGAAAACGTTTTGGTGGAGGCGTTCGGCATCGAACCGCCGCTCATTAATGAAATTGTCAAAGCGATACATAAAGCAGGCGGTCATCCGTTTGTCAATTTGCGGGATAATGCGGTCATCCGCAGAATGTTGATGGAAGCATCCGAGGAACAGATTCAGACATGGGCTGATTTTGACAAATACCAAATGTCAAAAATGCAGGCCTACATTGGAGTTCGTGGCGGACAGAACATATCTGAAATGTCCGACGTTCCGGACGATAAAATGCGCCTTTACTCATCGCTTTATCAACACCCGGTGCATAGTCAACTGCGCGTCAAAAAGACAAAGTGGGTGGTGCTTCGCTACCCCAGTCCGTCAATGGCTCAATTGGCGGGGATGAGTACGGAAGAGTTTGAAAACTTTTATTTTGATGTGTGTACGGCCGATTACGCGAAAATGTCGAAAGCGATGGACCCGTTGAAAGAACTGATGGACCGCACAGATCGTGTAAAACTTGTGGCACCCGGTACCGAGCTGACGTTTTCGATAAAAGGAATCGGATCCGTCAAATGTGACGGCGAATTTAATATTCCGGACGGGGAAGTGTTTACAGCGCCTGTTCGTGATTCGGTAAACGGGATCATTGCGTACAATACGCCCACACCGTACCAGGGATTCACTTTCGAAAATGTGCGGCTGGAGTTTAAGAACGGCAAGATTGTCAACGCGACCGCTAATGATACGGAACGTATAAATAAAATTTTGGATACGGATGAAGGAGCCCGATATATTGGGGAATTTGCCATCGGATTCAACCCCTATATCCTGCATCCCATGAAAGATATTCTGTTTGACGAGAAAATCGCAGGCAGCTTCCATTTCACCCCTGGCCAATGTTATGACGAAGCTCCCAATGGCAACGAGTCGGCCATCCACTGGGATATGGTGCTGATTCAAAGGCCTGAATACGGCGGGGGAGAAATCTGGTTTGACGACAAGCTGATTCGCAAGGATGGTTTATTCGTGTTGCCGGAGTTGGAAGGACTGAATCCGAATCATTTGAAATAA
- a CDS encoding Fic family protein, whose protein sequence is MDSLRMLPISTRLFKLLHETLLSNYVRGSNRSPGEYRKIQNFIGPEGCTIETASFIPPEPQLVNKYMDNLETHINDPKDDLGELTRVAIIHAQFETIHPFLDGNGRIESAVIS, encoded by the coding sequence ATGGATTCTCTAAGAATGTTACCGATCTCCACAAGGCTTTTCAAACTGTTACATGAGACACTCTTGTCAAACTACGTTCGCGGCAGTAACCGTTCCCCCGGCGAATATCGAAAGATACAGAATTTTATCGGACCAGAGGGGTGTACAATAGAAACTGCATCTTTTATACCTCCGGAACCTCAACTGGTTAACAAGTATATGGACAATCTTGAAACACACATTAACGATCCAAAAGATGATCTAGGTGAGTTGACCCGCGTGGCTATTATTCATGCACAGTTCGAGACAATCCATCCTTTTCTCGATGGAAACGGAAGAATCGAATCAGCAGTAATTTCCTGA
- a CDS encoding DUF4097 family beta strand repeat-containing protein, with product MRKVGTLTSALTLLVLGGLLLFDQLSDKQIIFKVLSYWPVIVFALGAELLWSLYAVKKLKINEEIRVDARSIALLCLVGVFSLVVYSQQSIQGLVQSSIVNLRDALSEKRISLPDMKFDAKSVKRMEIFNRVGTIDLRPSDSQTIQLKTKVRVQNLQSDQANQEAQSLTPLISQGETLRVEIDPAWSASSKITGVDLELLVPDNIDVQLLTDTGNVTVLNHVGNVVVSSQSGKVDLQDIKGTATVDDGNGQIKAASILGDVEIKTKAGSLDVHDIKGNVQLDNAFGQIKAGKIDGDLNITSRNGIIDLDTVAGNVEAQIENGPIHAANLQKAVTLNSSSGGITLESIVGGTWVLNSQRGNVMVRIPKDSDVEFIGESSSGTIKGPMQSNKPNESKVSEKLGRGTYQLLIRTETGSITVNPNL from the coding sequence ATGCGAAAAGTAGGAACTCTGACAAGCGCCCTGACATTACTGGTGCTGGGAGGATTGCTGCTGTTTGATCAGTTGTCGGACAAGCAGATCATATTTAAAGTCCTCTCGTATTGGCCGGTAATCGTGTTCGCGTTGGGAGCCGAACTCTTGTGGAGTTTATATGCGGTCAAAAAACTGAAGATCAATGAAGAAATACGGGTTGACGCACGCAGCATTGCACTGCTGTGCCTGGTTGGCGTTTTTTCGCTGGTTGTCTATTCGCAGCAAAGCATCCAGGGATTGGTGCAATCCAGCATTGTCAATTTGCGGGACGCCTTGTCGGAAAAGAGGATCAGTCTGCCGGATATGAAATTTGACGCAAAATCGGTCAAACGGATGGAAATATTCAACCGGGTGGGTACCATTGATCTTCGTCCCTCCGATTCGCAGACGATCCAGTTGAAAACAAAAGTGCGGGTGCAAAACCTGCAGAGCGATCAAGCCAATCAAGAGGCGCAATCGCTGACCCCTCTGATATCGCAGGGGGAAACTTTGCGGGTTGAAATTGACCCGGCCTGGTCCGCTTCTTCCAAGATCACGGGAGTGGATCTGGAGCTGTTGGTTCCTGACAACATTGACGTACAGTTATTGACCGATACGGGCAACGTTACCGTTTTGAATCATGTCGGCAATGTGGTGGTAAGTTCACAGTCCGGCAAGGTGGATTTACAGGATATTAAGGGCACCGCGACAGTGGATGATGGCAACGGTCAAATTAAAGCGGCTTCCATTTTGGGAGATGTGGAAATTAAAACAAAAGCGGGCAGCCTGGATGTTCATGATATTAAGGGGAATGTCCAATTGGACAACGCATTTGGTCAAATCAAGGCGGGAAAGATTGATGGCGATCTTAATATAACCAGCCGAAATGGCATAATCGACCTGGATACGGTAGCTGGAAACGTGGAAGCTCAGATTGAAAATGGTCCGATTCATGCTGCCAATCTGCAAAAAGCTGTCACACTAAACTCCAGCAGTGGAGGCATTACGCTGGAAAGTATAGTGGGCGGAACCTGGGTTTTGAACTCGCAGCGCGGAAATGTGATGGTGCGCATTCCAAAAGATTCAGATGTGGAGTTTATAGGGGAATCAAGCAGCGGAACCATTAAGGGACCGATGCAGTCCAATAAGCCGAACGAATCCAAAGTTAGCGAAAAACTGGGCAGGGGAACGTACCAACTTTTAATTCGTACGGAAACAGGTTCGATTACGGTGAATCCGAATTTGTAA